A genomic stretch from Candidatus Methanomassiliicoccus intestinalis Issoire-Mx1 includes:
- a CDS encoding imidazoleglycerol-phosphate dehydratase — MRAASLKRKTKETDISIKIDLDGTGASAVCVDDQFFKHMLETFSRYSSFDLNITATGDNTHHLIEDVAIALGRAFKSALGEEPVERVSFFTLPMDDALVMASVDIVDRPWCDADCPDDLYLHFFRSFSMASGITLHILVYRGFDDHHIIEASFKALGKALKNAVVVRKDLLSTKSKVIMESD; from the coding sequence ATGAGGGCGGCAAGTTTAAAAAGAAAAACTAAAGAGACTGATATTTCTATAAAAATTGACCTTGATGGCACAGGCGCATCTGCAGTATGCGTAGATGATCAGTTTTTCAAACATATGCTTGAAACATTCAGCAGATACAGTTCATTCGATCTCAATATAACTGCAACTGGAGATAATACGCATCATCTAATTGAAGATGTTGCTATAGCGTTGGGCAGAGCTTTTAAATCAGCGCTGGGAGAGGAACCAGTGGAGCGTGTTTCATTTTTCACACTACCAATGGATGATGCCCTAGTCATGGCATCTGTCGATATAGTGGACAGACCATGGTGTGATGCTGATTGTCCAGACGATTTATACTTACATTTCTTCCGCTCATTTTCAATGGCTTCGGGGATAACGCTGCACATATTGGTTTATCGTGGTTTCGATGATCATCACATCATCGAAGCGTCATTCAAAGCACTGGGTAAAGCCCTGAAAAATGCAGTAGTTGTTAGAAAGGACCTATTGAGCACTAAAAGTAAAGTAATTATGGAGAGTGACTGA
- the hisF gene encoding imidazole glycerol phosphate synthase subunit HisF, which produces MLTKRIIPCLDVTDGKVVKGVKFQNLKGIGYPPDLAHMYEQQGADEITFLDITATSDARETLLNIVEKTAEKIFVPLTVGGGIRSKEDMRAALKAGADKVSMNSAAVQNPDIISECAEEFGSQCVVVAIDAKKDGESWNVYTHGGRNKVDLDCLEWAQKVEDLGAGEILLTSMDADGTTNGYDLELTEKIADQVNIPVIASGGCGTLEHIYEVFSQTNASAALAASIFHYGTYTVNDVKAYLRDKGVLVR; this is translated from the coding sequence TTGCTTACTAAGAGAATAATACCATGCCTAGATGTTACAGATGGAAAGGTTGTGAAAGGAGTTAAATTCCAGAATCTCAAGGGAATCGGATACCCGCCAGATCTTGCTCACATGTATGAACAGCAGGGTGCTGATGAGATCACATTTTTAGATATTACTGCTACATCAGATGCAAGAGAAACACTTCTAAATATAGTAGAAAAAACCGCAGAAAAGATTTTTGTTCCACTGACTGTCGGCGGCGGAATCCGGTCTAAGGAGGATATGCGCGCTGCGCTAAAAGCAGGAGCAGATAAAGTGTCAATGAACAGTGCCGCAGTTCAGAATCCAGACATCATATCTGAATGTGCTGAAGAATTCGGAAGCCAATGCGTGGTAGTTGCCATTGATGCTAAAAAAGATGGAGAGTCGTGGAATGTTTACACACACGGCGGCAGAAATAAAGTAGATCTAGACTGTTTAGAGTGGGCTCAAAAAGTTGAAGATCTTGGTGCCGGAGAAATACTATTGACTAGTATGGATGCAGATGGAACAACAAATGGATATGATTTGGAATTAACAGAAAAAATAGCGGATCAAGTAAACATACCAGTCATAGCATCTGGTGGCTGTGGCACATTGGAACATATTTACGAAGTATTTTCACAGACCAATGCCTCCGCAGCACTGGCAGCTTCCATATTCCATTACGGCACATATACTGTAAATGATGTGAAAGCATACCTTCGCGATAAAGGAGTGCTCGTGAGATGA
- the hisIE gene encoding bifunctional phosphoribosyl-AMP cyclohydrolase/phosphoribosyl-ATP diphosphatase HisIE — MKLTYDSNGLIPVVVQDYLTNEVLMVAWANEEAYEKMLTTGKTHFWSRSRQKLWMKGETSGNVQNIVSIQTDCDADTLLVKVKQTGNACHLDKPSCFDEVLYGSTEKTAAIIPELVRVIHDRKENPKEGSYTNALLNDEDKVLKKVIEEAGEVAIAGKGKDRDAQIWEAADLIYHQLVMYEYLGLPMDEVFGKLTRRHGGSKE; from the coding sequence ATGAAATTGACTTATGATTCTAATGGGTTAATACCAGTAGTTGTTCAAGATTATCTGACCAATGAAGTTTTAATGGTGGCTTGGGCGAATGAAGAAGCATATGAAAAGATGCTCACCACTGGAAAAACACACTTCTGGTCGAGATCCCGACAAAAATTATGGATGAAAGGAGAAACATCTGGAAACGTACAGAACATAGTCTCCATTCAGACAGACTGTGATGCTGACACACTGCTTGTAAAGGTAAAACAGACTGGCAATGCATGCCATCTTGATAAACCATCTTGCTTTGATGAAGTGCTATATGGAAGCACCGAAAAAACAGCAGCGATAATACCTGAGCTCGTTAGAGTCATTCATGACAGAAAAGAAAATCCAAAAGAAGGCAGCTACACAAATGCTCTTCTCAATGATGAGGATAAGGTTCTAAAAAAGGTCATAGAGGAAGCAGGTGAGGTAGCAATCGCAGGCAAAGGCAAAGACAGAGATGCACAGATTTGGGAAGCTGCTGATCTAATCTATCACCAACTTGTGATGTATGAATATTTAGGACTTCCAATGGATGAAGTCTTTGGGAAATTAACTCGCCGACATGGGGGTTCAAAAGAATGA
- a CDS encoding histidinol phosphate phosphatase domain-containing protein, producing the protein MRIDLHMHTFLSDGELLPIELARRAAVMNHEAIAFTDHASLSNLEDIISKCTKDAILAEEYGLKVLPGVEITHVPPSKISEVSEKAKKMGAKIVVIHGETISEPVAPGTNHASVVCEYVDILAHPGFITEDDAKLAADNGIALEITSRPSHALTNGHVAAVAKKYGANMVVDTDTHSPKDLITEERAIQIAMGAGLSNSEAEKCVYDIPKSLVRKLI; encoded by the coding sequence ATGAGAATTGACTTGCATATGCATACATTTCTCAGTGACGGAGAGCTTTTACCAATAGAATTAGCAAGAAGAGCAGCGGTAATGAACCATGAAGCAATAGCATTTACAGATCATGCATCGCTGAGCAATCTAGAAGACATAATTTCAAAATGTACAAAGGATGCAATTCTTGCTGAAGAATATGGATTAAAGGTTCTTCCTGGAGTGGAAATTACACATGTCCCGCCGTCTAAAATTTCAGAAGTTTCTGAAAAAGCTAAAAAGATGGGGGCAAAAATTGTAGTTATACATGGAGAAACCATATCTGAACCAGTAGCACCAGGAACAAACCATGCATCTGTTGTGTGCGAGTATGTTGATATTTTAGCTCACCCAGGATTCATTACTGAAGACGATGCTAAATTAGCTGCAGACAATGGCATCGCTTTAGAGATTACGTCTCGACCATCTCATGCATTGACGAACGGGCATGTCGCTGCTGTAGCAAAAAAATATGGCGCAAACATGGTAGTTGATACAGATACCCACTCACCTAAAGACTTGATCACAGAAGAGAGAGCGATTCAGATTGCAATGGGGGCAGGTCTTAGCAATTCAGAAGCTGAAAAATGTGTATATGATATTCCTAAGAGTTTGGTAAGGAAATTGATATGA
- the pheA gene encoding prephenate dehydratase, giving the protein MNLRIAFQGIKGAYSEDACNKLFGDSETLPCHDFYELFSKVACGDATHGVVPVENSLHGSVTQVNDLLLENDLTVTKETVVQIKHCLIIQPDSDLSKIKRVYSHPQALGQCSKYLNEMPWEIMSAYDTAGSVKMIADDGSEEEAAIASRRAAEEYNMKIAAENIQNEPLNYTRFFVIEKNPEKQEGDRFSIAFAVKDAPGSLCEALKYFAENNVNLTRLESRPRKNHPWEYVFYADMDWSERASKATAELNKKAAFVKVLGRYSRIIKDI; this is encoded by the coding sequence ATGAACCTTCGGATTGCATTTCAAGGAATCAAAGGGGCATACAGCGAAGATGCATGCAATAAGCTGTTCGGCGACTCTGAAACGTTACCCTGCCATGATTTTTATGAGCTGTTTTCAAAAGTAGCCTGCGGAGATGCTACCCACGGCGTAGTTCCTGTAGAAAATTCACTTCATGGCAGCGTTACACAAGTAAATGATCTTTTACTGGAAAATGATCTTACAGTTACTAAAGAGACTGTCGTTCAGATTAAGCATTGTCTGATAATACAACCTGATTCAGACTTATCTAAAATTAAAAGAGTGTATTCTCACCCACAGGCATTGGGGCAATGCAGCAAATACCTTAACGAAATGCCGTGGGAAATAATGTCTGCATACGATACAGCAGGGTCAGTAAAAATGATTGCGGATGACGGTTCTGAAGAAGAAGCCGCGATAGCATCAAGACGCGCGGCAGAAGAATATAACATGAAAATTGCAGCAGAGAATATACAAAATGAACCTCTGAATTACACCAGATTTTTTGTTATAGAAAAGAATCCTGAAAAACAAGAAGGAGATCGTTTTTCAATAGCATTTGCTGTAAAAGATGCTCCCGGCTCATTATGCGAAGCCTTGAAATATTTTGCAGAGAACAATGTTAATCTTACCAGGCTAGAATCAAGGCCAAGAAAGAATCATCCTTGGGAATATGTATTCTATGCAGACATGGATTGGAGCGAGCGCGCCTCAAAAGCAACGGCAGAATTAAACAAAAAAGCTGCATTTGTGAAAGTACTTGGAAGATATTCACGGATAATTAAAGATATATGA
- a CDS encoding S-methyl-5'-thioadenosine phosphorylase: MQPKIGIIGGTGVYPDKLEIVNEIDIHTPYGSPSSSIAIGVMNGIEVAFLPRHGKNHTIPPHMINYRANIYALKQLGIERIISPCAVGSLKEEYKPGDMVIVDQFIDFTKSRKYTFFDGPKTEHIAIPDPFCPELNQIAEIECKNLKINSHNNGTCVCIEGPRFSTRAESKMFRQFADIISMTIVPECQLAREMNMCYMSLATITDYDAWSEETVDAMTVSKVMEENSEKIRNLLGAIIPKIPVKREKCNCPKTLESSAL, encoded by the coding sequence ATGCAGCCAAAAATCGGCATCATTGGGGGTACAGGAGTGTACCCGGACAAATTAGAGATAGTAAACGAAATAGATATTCATACACCATATGGATCTCCATCCAGCTCAATAGCAATTGGCGTTATGAATGGAATAGAAGTAGCATTTCTCCCACGTCATGGAAAAAATCATACCATTCCACCACATATGATCAATTATAGAGCCAACATATATGCATTAAAACAACTTGGAATTGAGAGAATAATATCACCTTGCGCAGTAGGATCACTCAAGGAAGAGTATAAACCTGGCGACATGGTCATTGTCGATCAATTTATCGATTTTACAAAGTCAAGAAAATATACATTTTTTGATGGTCCTAAAACAGAGCACATTGCAATACCTGATCCATTCTGTCCTGAATTAAATCAGATTGCAGAAATTGAGTGCAAGAATCTAAAGATAAACTCACACAATAATGGAACATGTGTATGCATAGAAGGACCCAGATTCTCAACTCGCGCAGAATCTAAGATGTTTAGACAATTTGCTGATATTATCAGCATGACCATTGTTCCCGAATGCCAATTAGCTAGGGAAATGAATATGTGTTACATGTCACTGGCAACAATTACAGACTACGATGCGTGGTCTGAAGAAACTGTAGATGCAATGACTGTATCAAAAGTTATGGAAGAAAATTCTGAAAAAATCAGGAATTTATTAGGGGCAATTATACCAAAAATACCAGTTAAACGAGAAAAATGCAACTGCCCTAAAACATTAGAGTCATCAGCACTCTAA
- a CDS encoding PH domain-containing protein yields the protein MNSNDGFRHHPSIILEQLLGALFTLAILFAVIYGTTSYAKYIFLLMVAAVVISYVWWKRTLIYFKDDELVIERNLVSKMKKTIPYSKIASINIERKVLNRIFGTSAIKININSGVNALNAEATLVFSEDLAVKIKSELSSKVFNNTDCIEDDVVKPLINFTFKDILIHSIFGMPTGQSILALIFLMWTIISIFLQGSGITIPLILFILVEIFPSLGGVIKFYNFKMYRTGDTIHVQHGMLQTYKSSFKISRINAVCIKQPLLARLLHKSLIELEVVGLSDSDGKKPTICLLANNNLIPVVMSEVLPEFIYDHFSLKQPAAARYPILFEYSIAVIISVLIISIIGYASMSYFDDSAISSYVLYVFLIMAVLTVFSLFICAYYSYSIMEFDMGNDLFTFVNGVLDREMSIVSYDRVQIIEIRASHIARHFDLAKCKISLLSSVGERNISSGYFYEADLSKISDRILERLCDGEYDYKFSGA from the coding sequence TTGAACAGCAATGATGGATTTAGACATCATCCTTCCATTATACTGGAACAATTACTTGGAGCCTTGTTTACATTAGCAATTTTGTTTGCTGTAATCTATGGGACAACTTCGTATGCCAAGTATATTTTTTTGTTAATGGTAGCCGCTGTTGTAATATCATATGTCTGGTGGAAAAGAACATTAATTTATTTTAAAGACGATGAATTGGTAATCGAAAGGAATTTAGTATCAAAAATGAAAAAGACCATACCCTATAGTAAAATCGCATCTATAAATATAGAACGTAAAGTCTTGAATAGAATATTTGGTACCTCTGCCATTAAAATAAATATTAACTCTGGCGTTAATGCTTTAAATGCAGAAGCAACGTTGGTATTTAGTGAAGACTTAGCTGTAAAAATCAAATCAGAACTCTCATCAAAGGTATTCAATAACACAGACTGCATAGAAGATGACGTTGTCAAACCATTAATCAACTTTACATTTAAGGACATCTTAATTCACAGTATCTTTGGAATGCCAACTGGTCAGTCTATCTTAGCACTGATTTTTCTGATGTGGACAATTATCTCCATCTTCTTGCAAGGTTCAGGGATAACCATTCCATTGATTCTCTTCATATTGGTAGAAATATTCCCTTCACTGGGTGGAGTAATTAAATTCTACAATTTTAAAATGTATCGTACTGGAGACACAATCCATGTACAACATGGGATGCTTCAGACATACAAATCATCATTCAAAATTTCGAGAATAAATGCAGTATGCATAAAGCAGCCACTTTTAGCCAGATTGCTGCATAAGTCTTTAATTGAACTAGAGGTTGTTGGATTAAGTGATTCAGATGGTAAAAAACCTACAATCTGTCTTCTTGCAAATAATAATCTCATACCTGTAGTCATGAGTGAAGTTTTACCAGAATTTATTTACGATCATTTCTCATTGAAACAACCAGCAGCTGCTAGATACCCAATCTTGTTTGAATACTCTATAGCAGTTATCATCTCTGTCTTGATTATTTCGATCATTGGGTATGCATCCATGTCATACTTTGATGATTCTGCGATTTCATCATATGTCTTATATGTCTTTCTTATCATGGCAGTCTTAACAGTCTTTTCATTATTCATTTGTGCTTACTATTCATATTCAATAATGGAATTCGATATGGGAAACGATCTGTTTACCTTTGTAAATGGAGTATTGGATAGAGAGATGTCTATTGTTTCATATGATCGCGTCCAGATTATTGAAATACGGGCTTCTCACATAGCAAGACATTTTGATCTTGCAAAATGTAAAATCTCGTTATTGTCTTCAGTAGGTGAACGTAATATCAGTTCTGGATATTTTTATGAAGCTGATCTCTCAAAAATATCTGATCGGATATTAGAAAGACTGTGTGACGGAGAGTATGATTATAAATTCAGCGGAGCTTAA
- a CDS encoding PH domain-containing protein — translation MNTHNYEYLEYVKYSMGILIIISLIYIIIAPHIYYHHYRYLVTNEKIDIKRGIIILRRILVPVERIHQVEITKGPINNIFGLADIEITTAGGKVRLEFLDSQDAEQIAELLNEFVRSMIANRGSSIEQQ, via the coding sequence ATGAATACTCATAACTATGAATATCTGGAGTATGTAAAATATTCAATGGGCATCTTGATAATTATTTCACTCATTTATATCATTATAGCACCACACATATATTATCATCATTATCGATATCTAGTTACTAATGAAAAAATCGACATCAAGCGCGGAATAATTATCCTGAGGCGTATCTTAGTTCCTGTTGAAAGAATTCATCAGGTTGAGATAACAAAAGGACCGATAAATAATATATTTGGTCTTGCAGATATAGAAATCACAACTGCAGGCGGTAAGGTCAGATTAGAATTTTTAGACAGTCAAGATGCAGAACAAATTGCTGAACTGTTAAATGAATTCGTTAGGTCAATGATTGCGAATCGAGGTAGTTCTATTGAACAGCAATGA
- the ilvD gene encoding dihydroxy-acid dehydratase → MRSDQIKSGLEKAPSRSLLRATGLTDEQMKKPFVGIANSWNEIVPGHIHLNRLVDEIKKGIVEAGGVPFVFGVPAVCDGIAMGHKGMRYSLVSRETIADCCEIMVEAHALDGWVGVTNCDKVTPGMLIAAGRMNIPTMMLTGGAMEVGVKDGKNLDLQSIFEAIGEYQAGKVDESYVTGIECAACPGEGSCSGLFTANTMACLTEVLGLSLTGCGTSLAVDDKKLKIARETGHKIVELIKKNITSHDIIDLKSFRNAIKVDMAIGGSTNTALHIPAIAKSFGYSISLDEFDSISKQISHITSLRPSGPYSIRDLDNAGGVPAILYRLKDHLEDTPTVNGRSLMDIAAKSSVLDDAVIRSLDNPFHSEGGIAVLKGNLAPKGAIVKQAAVSEKMMKFKGAAIVFDSEQDAIDSITAGNVKAGSVVVIRYEGPKGAPGMPEMLSPTSLIAGMGLGDSVALITDGRFSGATRGGSIGHVSPEAFNCGPIAAVNNGDIIEINIPERKLTLCISDEELTERMKHITVLDRKPIGVLKKYRELVQDASEGAYLE, encoded by the coding sequence ATGAGAAGCGATCAGATAAAGTCAGGACTTGAAAAAGCACCAAGCCGTAGTTTGCTACGTGCAACTGGTTTGACTGATGAACAGATGAAAAAACCTTTTGTTGGTATTGCAAATTCTTGGAATGAGATCGTTCCTGGACATATACATCTGAATCGTCTTGTTGATGAGATTAAAAAAGGAATAGTTGAAGCAGGGGGTGTCCCCTTTGTTTTTGGAGTACCAGCAGTTTGTGATGGCATTGCAATGGGCCACAAGGGCATGAGGTACTCATTGGTTTCCAGGGAAACAATTGCGGACTGTTGCGAAATTATGGTAGAAGCTCATGCTTTAGATGGATGGGTAGGAGTAACAAATTGCGATAAAGTTACACCGGGTATGCTAATTGCGGCTGGGAGAATGAATATTCCTACAATGATGCTGACCGGTGGCGCGATGGAGGTCGGCGTTAAAGATGGAAAAAACTTAGATCTTCAATCCATTTTTGAAGCTATTGGGGAATACCAAGCAGGCAAGGTTGACGAATCTTATGTAACTGGTATCGAATGTGCCGCCTGCCCAGGTGAAGGAAGTTGTTCAGGTTTATTTACTGCAAATACTATGGCTTGTCTTACGGAAGTACTTGGTTTAAGCCTAACTGGATGTGGAACTTCCCTAGCTGTTGATGATAAAAAGCTAAAAATTGCAAGAGAAACCGGGCATAAAATTGTAGAATTGATAAAGAAGAATATCACTTCTCATGACATTATAGACCTAAAATCCTTTAGAAATGCGATAAAAGTTGATATGGCCATAGGCGGATCTACAAACACTGCGTTGCACATTCCTGCAATTGCAAAGTCATTTGGTTATTCAATTTCTCTGGATGAGTTTGATTCAATCTCTAAGCAGATTTCACACATAACTAGTCTAAGGCCAAGTGGGCCATACAGCATAAGAGATCTCGATAATGCAGGTGGCGTACCTGCAATCCTGTATCGATTGAAAGATCATCTGGAGGATACTCCGACGGTAAATGGTAGATCATTGATGGATATTGCAGCCAAATCCAGTGTGCTTGATGACGCAGTGATCAGATCTTTGGACAATCCGTTTCATTCTGAAGGTGGCATAGCTGTTTTAAAAGGAAATCTTGCACCAAAAGGTGCGATAGTTAAACAAGCAGCCGTTAGTGAAAAAATGATGAAATTCAAGGGTGCTGCTATTGTTTTTGATTCTGAGCAGGATGCTATTGATTCAATAACTGCAGGAAATGTAAAAGCGGGTTCCGTTGTAGTTATTCGATACGAAGGTCCGAAAGGCGCGCCAGGGATGCCAGAAATGCTTTCACCAACAAGTTTGATTGCAGGTATGGGACTTGGTGATTCCGTTGCACTCATTACAGATGGCAGATTTTCTGGTGCTACACGTGGAGGTAGTATTGGTCACGTATCTCCAGAGGCTTTTAACTGTGGTCCGATAGCTGCAGTGAATAATGGAGATATAATTGAGATCAATATTCCAGAACGAAAATTAACTCTTTGCATATCTGATGAGGAGTTGACTGAACGTATGAAACACATTACTGTCTTGGATCGCAAGCCTATAGGTGTTTTGAAAAAGTATAGAGAACTAGTTCAGGATGCCTCCGAAGGAGCATACTTGGAGTGA
- the rpsJ gene encoding 30S ribosomal protein S10: MAQRARISLSGTDPKKVDSVCGQIKSISQRTGVAIRGPIPLPTKRLVVPVRKCPDGEGSETWDRWEMRIHKRLIDLDADERALRQLMRIQVPDGVNIEIVLRS; this comes from the coding sequence ATGGCACAGAGAGCAAGAATATCATTAAGCGGTACAGATCCCAAGAAAGTAGATAGCGTCTGTGGTCAGATTAAATCTATTTCTCAAAGAACTGGGGTTGCGATCCGTGGACCCATTCCACTTCCGACTAAGAGATTAGTTGTTCCAGTCAGGAAATGTCCTGATGGAGAAGGTTCTGAAACATGGGACCGTTGGGAAATGCGTATCCACAAGCGTCTGATCGATCTTGATGCTGATGAGCGTGCATTAAGGCAGCTCATGAGAATTCAGGTTCCTGATGGCGTAAATATTGAGATCGTATTGAGATCTTAA
- the tuf gene encoding translation elongation factor EF-1 subunit alpha, with product MAEKPHMNLVFIGHVDHGKSTSVGRMLADTGNVDAYLIEKYRKMAEETGKATFEFAWVMDSLKEERDRGVTIDVAHKKFNTDKYYFTVIDAPGHRDFVKNMITGTSQADAAVLVVSAVEGPQAQTREHLFLAFTLGVRQLIIGLNKMDAVKWSEEKYNEAKGEVEKLLKLTGYKDVPVIPYSAYTGDNATKRSENMPWYKGPTILEALNNLKEPAKATELPLRLPVQDVYTITGIGTVPVGRVECGVLKPDTKVIFEPSHVVGEVKSIEMHHEQLPQAIPGDNVGFNVRGIAKNDVRRGDVAGPVDNPPTVAKSFKAQVMVLNHPSVITVGYTPVFHCHTMQIACTFVELLAKLDPATGSVKEENPQFLKTGDAAIVRIQPSRPMVIEKAKEFPQLGRFAIRDMGQTVAAGVCLDVEKKVQ from the coding sequence ATGGCAGAGAAACCACACATGAATTTAGTCTTCATCGGTCACGTCGATCACGGTAAATCTACATCCGTAGGTCGTATGCTCGCCGATACTGGAAACGTGGATGCATATTTGATTGAAAAATATAGAAAGATGGCTGAAGAGACTGGAAAAGCCACTTTTGAATTTGCATGGGTTATGGACTCTCTAAAGGAAGAGAGGGACAGGGGTGTGACAATCGATGTTGCTCACAAGAAATTCAATACTGATAAGTATTATTTCACCGTCATCGATGCACCTGGTCACCGTGACTTCGTTAAAAACATGATCACCGGTACCTCTCAGGCAGATGCAGCAGTATTAGTCGTATCTGCAGTTGAAGGACCTCAGGCACAGACAAGAGAACACTTATTCCTTGCATTCACACTTGGTGTAAGGCAGCTCATCATTGGTCTTAACAAAATGGATGCTGTAAAGTGGTCTGAAGAGAAATATAATGAAGCAAAAGGCGAAGTTGAGAAGCTTCTTAAACTCACCGGTTACAAAGATGTACCAGTTATTCCGTACTCTGCATACACTGGTGACAACGCTACCAAGCGCTCTGAAAACATGCCTTGGTATAAAGGACCTACAATCTTGGAAGCTCTTAATAACTTGAAAGAACCAGCAAAGGCCACCGAGTTACCACTCAGGCTTCCTGTTCAGGATGTTTATACTATCACAGGTATCGGAACAGTTCCAGTAGGACGTGTGGAATGTGGTGTACTGAAACCAGATACAAAGGTTATCTTTGAACCATCACACGTTGTCGGTGAAGTAAAGAGTATCGAAATGCACCATGAACAGTTACCTCAGGCAATTCCAGGTGATAACGTTGGTTTCAACGTCCGTGGTATCGCCAAGAATGATGTACGCAGAGGAGATGTTGCTGGTCCAGTCGACAATCCACCAACCGTTGCAAAATCATTCAAAGCTCAGGTAATGGTTCTTAACCACCCATCTGTCATCACCGTTGGATACACACCAGTATTCCACTGCCACACCATGCAGATAGCTTGTACCTTTGTAGAGCTCCTGGCTAAACTCGATCCAGCTACCGGTTCAGTCAAAGAAGAGAACCCACAGTTCTTAAAGACTGGAGATGCAGCAATCGTAAGAATTCAGCCTTCCAGGCCTATGGTCATTGAGAAAGCTAAAGAATTCCCACAGCTTGGCAGGTTTGCTATCCGTGATATGGGTCAGACTGTAGCTGCTGGTGTCTGTTTAGACGTTGAGAAGAAGGTGCAGTAA